A region of Daphnia carinata strain CSIRO-1 chromosome 10, CSIRO_AGI_Dcar_HiC_V3, whole genome shotgun sequence DNA encodes the following proteins:
- the LOC130701067 gene encoding putative per-hexamer repeat protein 5, whose protein sequence is MNKFIAFMLCAVLAVAAGRPQVFQATGTGSGFGTGAAPLFGGNGAAPLLGGAGVPFGAGQPGGQLGFSSFDLGTGSGAGAGTANAGPGGVSASGVGISNASNGGAATGTGTGTAALDLLSGQASAAGSGTGSSVGK, encoded by the exons atgaaCAAG TTCATCGCCTTCATGCTGTGTGCCGTCCTCGCTGTGGCCGCTGGCCGTCCTCAGGTGTTCCAAG CCACTGGAACTGGTTCGGGATTTGGAACTGGCGCTGCTCCTCTGTTTGGCGGAAATGGAGCTGCCCCGCTTCTAGGTGGAGCTGGAGTTCCTTTTGGTGCAGGACAACCTGGTGGACAACTCGGCTTCTCGTCTTTCGATC TTGGCACTGGTTCCGGAGCTGGAGCTGGAACTGCTAACGCTGGTCCTGGTGGAGTGTCTGCATCAGGG GTTGGCATTTCGAACGCAAGCAATGGCGGAGCTGCAACTGGAACTGGAACAGGCACCGCCGCCTTGGATCTTCTAAGTGGACAAGCTTCGGCAGCTGGTTCTGGTACCGGAAGCAGcgttggaaaataa
- the LOC130701070 gene encoding uncharacterized protein LOC130701070: MKICAVLMVTVIAYMTQGAPLPHQHGNDPFNSISRTFNEMATNTFASAAAQQGAHQQGMWPAGGRPVSASASAGAGREFSSAHNSGSMWQHASASASGPVAASASASVHSSSTSIHQQKSRQGRPANRSGRPSRNRNSSRNANHI; encoded by the exons ATGAAG ATCTGCGCTGTTTTGATGGTTACTGTCATAGCGTACATGACCCAAGGTGCCCCTTTGCCTCATCAACATG GAAACGATCCGTTCAACAGCATCTCCAGAACATTTAACGAAATGGCGACCAATACCTTTGCATCGGCAGCCGCCCAGCAAGGCGCACATCAACAAGGCATGTGGCCAGCAGGAGGACGTCCTGTTAGTGCTTCAGCTTCAGCTGGAGCTGGCCGTGAATTTTCTTCTGCCCACAATTCGGGAAGCATGTGGCAACATGCCTCAGCTTCGGCTTCAGGGCCAGTGGCTGCTTCAGCTTCTGCATCGGTTCATTCGTCATCGACTAGCATTCATCAGCAAAAGTCCAGGCAAGGTCGGCCAGCCAACCGGTCAGGAAGACCGTCTAGAAATCGAAACAGCAGCAGAAATGCAAACCatatttga
- the LOC130701064 gene encoding translation machinery-associated protein 16-like yields the protein MPKVKTKFGQENKLIHPKSRKADQISREWHREVRVKHKKKETAYKMTALGEKIAWFRDQLEPEVTVYSTEQTADLVEQYLGRFDEELEQIKLKNQIGQRSSRQHASREDAIEHSQKLEKDEYEGCGLEIPDLSNPKNLEYLLSWTGVLRFIPNITLKRFRKPQDKGVNAPSDSPSIAEEDVERSDEKTMEVA from the exons ATG CCAAAGGTCAAGACAAAGTTTGGTCAAGAGAATAAACTAATCCATCCAAAAAGTAGGAAAGCTGATCAAATATCGCGGGAATGGCACCGTGAAGTCCGTgtcaaacacaaaaagaaagaaactgctTACAAGATGACAGCTTTGGGAGAGAAAATTGCTTGGTTTCGTGATCAGCTGGAACCAGAAGTGACTGTGTACTCGACAGAACAAACAGCAGACCTAGTTGAACAGTACCTGGGCCGATTTGATGAAGAACTTGAACAAATCAAGTTGAAAAACCAGATTGGCCAGAGGAGTTCAAGACAACACGCAAGCAGAGAGGATGCCATTGAACATTcacaaaaattggaaaaagacGAGTATGAAGGATGTGGACTGG AAATCCCTGATCTTTCCAATCCAAAAAATTTGGAGTATTTACTGTCTTGGACTGGTGTTCTACGCTTCATTCCAAACATTACACTCAAAAGGTTCAGAAAACCACAGGATAAGGGTGTTAATGCCCCATCAGACAGTCCTTCTATAGCTGAAGAGGATGTGGAAAGAAGTGATGAGAAAACTATGGAAGTTGCTTGA